DNA from Halobaculum sp. XH14:
CTCGGTGAGACCGTCTTCCTCGACGGGGGTGGATCGTTCGATCCGAACGGGGAGATCGCGTCGTATCGCTGGCGAATCGAGGCCCCGGACGGGTCCACGGCTCGGCCTGCCGACCCGACGTCGGTTCGAACCCGATTCGAGGCGACCCAGGAGGGACGGTATTACGTGACCCTCACCGTCACGGACGCGGACGGTCGTTCCCGGAATGACACGCTCTACGTGGACGTTCGCGAGAGCGAGTCGGATGAGGGTTCGGGCGATAACGACTCGGCTCCGACCACGAACTCCCCGCCGACCGGGAGTATCACCGGACCGGATTCGGTCGTTCAGGGGGAGACTGCGACCTTCTCCGCGGACGCTTACGACGACGGTCGAATCGAGTCCTATGCGTGGAGTACGGGAGAAGCATCCGGCCGCGACGCGCGGCGCACGTTCGACGAGCCTGCTGGGTCACGCGTCGTCGTGTCCGTACTGCTCACCGATGATGACGGCGCGACGAACCGACTCAGCAAGTCGGTTACGATCCTCGAGGACGACCCTGGTGACACGAGCGACACGTCCCCGAACGAGCCACCGTCGGCCGAAATCGACGGCCCCAGTCGGATCGCGGTCGATGAGTCGGCTACCTTCCTCCTCACCGCTAGCGACCCGGACGGAACGGTCGTCAGCCGGTCGTGGACGTCGCCTGCATCAGCTTCCGGGTCGACGGTCACGCATTCGTTCGACTCCCCCGGAGAGTACACGATTTCCGCGACAGTGACCGACGAGGACGGGAGCTCGGCCACCGCGACACACCAGGTCGAGGTGTACGGTGCGGGGGAACCGGTCGTCTCGATTTTCGGGCCGGATACGGCGCCTGCCGGATCGACCCAGTCGTACACGTTGGAGGCCTACGATCCGGACGGTGGCGAACTCACGATATCGTGGGACCCTGCACAGACGCAACTCGAACGAGACGCGACGAGGTTCCGGAACCACGTCTCAATGGACTCGCCACCGGGCGATACGGCTACCGTCTCGGTACGGGTTAGTGACGATGAAGGGAACTCTGTTACCGTGGAGAAGCGGACTAGAGTAACTCAAACGACAAGAGTTACTTCTCGAAAAAACACTACTCCAATAGTTGGTGATATTCGATCATACTATTATCTCGACGATTCTACTCAACAATCGGACACGGATACGATCGAGGGTGGGACCTACGCCTTCTCCGCAGACATTACGAGCGGGACCCCGGGACCCGTTTCTGTCGAGTGGGAATTTAACGATAGTACTACTATCACAAAATCATTGGGTGAATTAAATGGAACACGAACTTCGAGTATCGAACATCAGTTCGTCTCCGAGAAGGGATCGGTACGTTCTATCGCTCTCTGGGTAGAGGCGACTGACGAAAACGGTAACAGTAGTAGACAGAAATGGACGAGCAGAGTCAACACGATCGCAACCCATTCAAATATTTCGTTTAAAGCCTCTGGAGGCGGTGAGACGGTAGGTTCGGGGGGAACCCTCGAAGTTACAGTGGGGTCTGAGGTCGTTTTCGACCTTTTCTCGTATCAGCACTATAAGATTGAAATGGGTGACGGAGTAGTGGTCACGGGGCCTGACTCGACTGAGTGGCAGGAAGTTACACACGTTTACGACGAGGTCGGAACGCATTCGGTTCAATTGACCTCCATTCAGGGGTCCGATGGATACGCGCTCAAACGGGTCAAGGTAAAGGTAACCCGAAACTCCTACACCGAGTATCGATACAAGGTCTCCAACGATCAGCACGAGAAGACTATCGCACCATCACGGCCACCGGGAAATGACTGGAACAAGGTGGAAATTAACCACGCAGAGAGGTATCTGACGGGCCAGACGTACACCCACCAGGGAAGTCAAGCCGACCATCTCGATCTGGGTGACAACTGGATCGTCACCGACTCATATACGGAACAGCGGCAACGGACTGATCATCAGGTCGCTAGATCGGACCCGGACGGTAGCGGTGAGACTTGGACGCTCACGGACTCGAACGTCCGTCAGGAGACGAGGACGGTCTACGAGAACCAGTACCGGTGGTACGAAGACAAGTATGGCGTGCCGGGATGGTCCCAGACCGGGGAGACGCGAACCGATCTCGTCGTTGTCGGAGATGGTCACGATCACGACCGAACTCGGCACGAAGAGACGACCCGGGGTTCATGTGCGGATCGACGTCTTGACCCCACTCCCGGCGGCGGCTTCGGCGTGGTCTGTGTCGAATGGAACTACAATACTCGGGTCTGGTACTCGGGACACGATCACGACGGGAGGACCTACTACGATACCGACTACCGCTATCACAGGGAGGTTAAACAGACGAAGGACGTCTGGCTGCACAGGTACAGCCGTACAACGACCGAGGCTGTTCCGGTTACGGTGTTTAGCGAAACTGCAAGTCGAAACTACTGGGTCTGGAAGCGACTTATCAATTCGAAATATTCAACAGAATACTCCTTAACTAAACCAAGGAAAGGAGCTTACGTTGATGGTACGCTTGAAAGTGTGGTGGTTAACTGTGGTGGAAAAGGTGGGCACCATGATGACCTGATGTGTTGAGGATCTATAATAAATTTAATAAGTATATGTGGGAATTTAGAACAAGAGTGAGCTGCGAACACGCTCTGGACAAAATTTGGGGTGACATATCGTGAGTGAACATAGCAAAGACGGGAGAAACGGTAAAAATTCTCCCAATGGAAAGTTCCAGCATTCGGACACTGGTTGTCGTTTGGCATTGGCAGCGATGTTGCTGAGTCTGATGCTGGTCCTTTCAGGTTGTAGTGCGGTTGCCAATTATGCGGAGGGAACCGACAGAAGTTCTCCATCTCCAACACCGACTGATTTACCCTATTCCACACAGTCTGGATTCGGCCAGCCGGATGAATCAATTTCTACCCCTCGACCACTCCAGAACAAAACGCCTCGTAGTGATATTAACGTGAGTTTGGTGGAGGAATCACTTGTTACTGAACTAAATACATATCGAACCCGAAAAAACCTGGGCCAGCTAGTCTCTGATCCTCGTTTAGCTATCATTGCAAGGAACCACTCTCATGATATGGCTAAGCAGGGGTTCTTTTCGCATACCAATCCGGACGGACTAACGAGCGAAGATAGAGCTAGGCGGAACAGTTATAATTGTGGAATCTCCGCGGAAAATATACACCACGATGGATGGAAGACGGGAAATCTCTCAACTGAAGATGAACTTGCTGAAGAAACAATTGGTGCGTTCATTCAATCGCCGCCTCATAATCAGGCGATGCTCATCATCGACCTCACAACAGTAGGTATCGGAATCTATGTTACTAGTGATAGGCATGTGTATGTAACAATGATGCTTTGCGGCAGTTGACTTAATTAATACGAATATATAAGTAATATTGGCTGGCCAGAGCAGGTGTGAGAAATTCAACCCGCCGCAAGTTCCTGGCAGGATTTCTTTGCACCACTATGACAGCCCTGAGCGGCTGCACCAAATTACTCGAAGAAAGCAACTCACAACCGGACCGGACTCGAAACCCGAACGAAACCTACACCACGGCCCAGAAGACGACCACCTTCTCACACAAGGGAACGCGGACGCCGTTTCCCGGTGTCGAATCGATCTACGCCGGTGGACCGGGTGGCACCCTCGTCATCACCTACTTCGACTACTCACACGACGCTTCGCTCAGGTGGTGGCGCGAGGAGTACCCCGAACTCAGGGACCTTATCGAGGACGGGAAACTGCGACTGACACTCATGATGTTTCCAAAGCCCGTGGACCGCTGGTCGGTGATGCTCCCTGCCGCACTGTTTCAGGTCCGTGCGGAGACCGATCGGGAAGCCGCGTGGGCGTTCCATGAGTCGCTCGTTTCGGCCGAAGAGTACTCGCTGGACCTGATCGAGCGGACCGCAGCCGATGCCGGGGCCGACCCGGAGTCGGTAACCGCGGCCGCACGGCAACGACGCCGGCGGAATCAGATGTTCGCCGACAAGGCGATGGGCGAGGACAGCGGCGTCGAGTTGCTCCCGGCGATGCGCTGGGGATTCGAGTCGATCGGGGGCACCTCGGCGGCCGACGTTCGATCGTTCATCAAAGAGCAGAACTCGTAGACGCTTCACTCGGGGGGCGACGTCACTTCACTCCGAACCGGAAATATCACCTCTGGGCAGCTGACCTCTCAGAAGCGTTCGTCGGCCAGCCGCTCCGCGTGCTCGCTCGACTCCGCGACGATCCAGCGGACCTTCGCCGCCTCACCGTACGCGAGTTCCTCCTTTAGCTCGTCGCGCAGCACACCGACTCCGTAGCCGAGTGATTCGCCCGACTCGTCGCCAAGTTCGTACACGCCGTACCGTTCCGGAGCGGTGCCGACGGCGGCCCGGTCGAACTCGCGCCACTGCTTGTGGAGGCTCATCTGTCCCCGCCCTCCCCCGTCCCCTCACGCGACTCCGCGTCGACGAACTCGTAACTCTGTTCGCCCCAGTCGTCCTCGACGAAGGCGAACACCCGTCCGCGGGCAACCGCCGGATCGGCATCCAGTTCCGTGCGCTGGCCGCCCGGTCGCCGGGCAGTCACGCCCGGAAACAGTTCCTCCTCGTCGCCCTCCCCCAGGATGACCCGGCCGACGCCGGTGTCCGCGAGGATGTCGTCGTGCGTCTTCAGATCGTTCACGTACAGCAGGACGCCCTCCGACTCGGTCGGGTCCGTGACGAGGACGTGCGTCTGCTTTCCCGGCTGGGTCGTGAGCGACCCTTCGACGGTCTGGGGGACGCCGTGATAGAACGTGACCCGGCCGTCGAGGTACTCGACCTCGACGCCCTCCTCGCGCAGGGCGACCGAGACGGTCGCGGGGGCGACGTCGCTCCGGTTCGGCGCGCTCATGGGCGACCGTACTGGCGGCGGGGGAATAAGCCCCGCGACAGCGGTCGTGCCCGTCCGTCACGCGCGGCTCTCGAGGCGGCGGGGTGGGCTTTGGCCTGGCCGGCGACGGGCAGTGCTCAGGTCGAACGGCGGCGAACGGTGTGACGACCGCCACACTCAAACCCGGTCCGCACGCCGTTCCCTCATGGAGGGCCGCGCGACCGCGCCAGGGGCCGGGACCGTCGTCAACGCGCTCGCAACCGGCGTCGGATCGGCGTTCGCACTCGACATCGAGACGACGGCGACCGTCAGTCTCGACGCCGAGGCCGACGCCGTAACCGGGGAAATCGCGGACGACCCCGACGGGGAAACGACCCTCATCGAGCGTTGCGTCGAGCGCGTCGTGACGGAGTACGGGACGGACGAGGGCGGCACGGTGCGGACCGAGAGCGAGGTGCCGATGGCCGCGGGGTTGAAATCCTCGAGCGCCGCCGCAAACGCGGCGGTGCTGGCGACCCTGGACGCGCTGGGCTGGGAGGTCGCCGACGACCCCGACGCTGACGTGACCAGAACCGACGCCTGTCGGCTCGGCGTGGCCGCAGCACGCGACGCGGGCGTCACCGTCACGGGAGCGTTCGACGACGCCTCGGCGAGCATGCTCGGCGGCGTCACCGTGACGGACAACGGCGCCGACGACCTGCTCGACCGATCGTCGTTCGAGCACGACGCGCTCGTCTGGACGCCGCCGGAACGGGCCTACAGCGCCGACGCCGACGTGGAGCGCTGCGAGCGAGTCGCGCCGATGGCCGACCTCGCGGCTGACCTCGCCCTCGGTGGCGACCACAAGCGGGCGATGACCGTCAACGGCCTCGCGTTCTCGGCGGCGCTGGATTTCCCGACCGATCCCGCCGTCGAGGCGATGCCGAACTGTGCGGGCGTCTCGCTGTCGGGCACCGGTCCGAGCGTCGTGGCCGTCGGCTCGGTCGCGGGACTGGACCGCGTCGAGGAGCAGTGGGCGAAACGAGCGGGCGAGACGATCAGGACGCGAACGCGGAACACGGGGGCCAGAGTCTCATGAACGATACGCAGAATCCGGACGAGATGGAACTGGACGAGCTCCGCAAGGAGATCGAGGACATCGACCGCGAACTGGTCGAACTCATCGCACGGCGAACGTACGTCGCCGACACGATCGCGGGCGTGAAAGCCCAGCGTGACCTCCCGACGACCGACGAGGATCAGGAGCAGCGCGTGATGGACCGGGCCGGTGAGAACGCTGAACGGTTCGACGTCGACGCGAACCTGGTGAAGGCCATCTTCCGGCTTCTCATCGAGTTGAACAAGGTCGAGCAGCGCGAGAGCAGGTAGTTAACCGGCACGCGACCACGCGGTCGATTGCCGGTCGAAATTCGTGGAAGGTGGCGAGCCCCCGGCTCAGGATGGCGGCTCCGATTCGAGGGGGCCGAAGCGACTGGCGACTCCGTAGAGGAGAACGGCCACGGTGCTGATGACCAGCCCGATACTGAAGAGGATCGTGAGGAGTTCGCGGGGGGACTGAACGATGAACTGCCTCCCGACCGCGACGGAGTAGAGGCGGAACACGACGCCGTCGAACGCGAACGCGGCCAGGAACCCACCGATACTGACACACCCGATACCGAGAGTCCACCGTAATCGCGCCGGTACCGTGAGGGACCGACGTGTGCCATCAGCGTACGTGACGCCCATGGCGAGCAACACGACGGGAGGCGCAACGACCAGAGGGTGAAGGGACACGTGTCCGAACTCGAATCAGCCCCTGATAAATGTCGCACACTGGACGAACGGCGTGAATCGCGGCATTCCAACCCGGATCGGCCGCAGTTTCACTCGACGTGTCGCCGGCTGCGGAGGTCACCTCAGTCCGTCCAGCGTCTGTGGACGCGCTCGGTGACGTTCGGATACTCGTCCCGCAGCGTCTCGACGTCGGTCTGGCCGCCGACGTTGACGACGTGGACCTCGCCCCGCCGTCCGGGGTAGGCGTCCTGGAAGTCGTAGACGACCCCGACAACGGTGGTCCCGTCCGGGACGTCCTCGCTGCCCACGAGAAACCCGACCTGCCTGTCGACGTTGTACTCGACGAGGTTGTTGATCGCGTCCTCGCGGGGGAGATCCGACGGAAGCGACTCGACGCCCGCTTCCAGGTGCGGTTCCAGCAGGTCAAGGCAGTGTTCGATCCCCGCGGGCTCGGAGATCCCGTCGGTCAGATCGTCGTAGGCGGCAGTGACGGCGCCACACCCGGTGTGTCCGACGACGACGACGGTGTCGGTGTGGGTGTGTGCGACGGGATAGAGAACGTCGCCGGAGACGACCGGTCCCGAGTCGGTCCGCTGTACGACCCGATTGCCGATGTTGCTACACGTGAAGACGCGGCCGGGCCGGTCGTTGCCCCACATGTGATCCTGGAGCACGCGTGAGTCCGAACAGCAGACGGTGACCGCGTCCGGCCGCTGGGAGTCCTGCACGTCGTCGAACCGCGACTCGAACTCCCCGAGGTGGTCCGAGTTCCCCTCCAGCATCTCGACTAGCGTTTCGAGCATACGTCGTGAGAACGAGAACGACTCCCCGACCTATACGTTTTGGTCGTCCGGTTCGGGGCGGTCACCACTGGCGGAGGTGAGTCGGCTCGGCGTCGAACTGGCTCGTGGACTCAGAACTCGGCGTGGCGGAGCCACTCGACCGCCGTCATGACGAACCAGCCCATCCAGACCGAGAAGGCGACGAGGGCGGCGGCGTAGTAGGCCACCTCCGACCCCACCGCGGCCGCGACGCCGAAGGCGAGCACGACGATGGCGAGCGCGAGGAGGTGGTGACGCCACTCGCCCGGGGAGTCTGACGCCTCGACGCGCGCCGGCGGCTTCGACACGGCGGGGATTGGCCACCGACGACCAAATAGCTGCGGCCGGGTTCGGGAGGAGCGCCGCGTTCCCCGCCGAGGACATTATATTACCTAATATGCTATTCAGTCTCTAAGGAACACCCAAAGCAACGCTCAAATACCGTCGATTGATAGCCGGTGTCACGATGACGGACTCCACCATGAAAGACGTGAGCCACACGCCGCCACACGGCGTCTCGGCCGACGCCGTGTGGGAACGAGGCGGGGAGAACGAACCGACACCCGAAGCCGACGCGGACGCGGCCGACCGGACGCCCGCGGACGACTGATTTTGCGCCCACTCACGGACGATACTCACGGACCCGCCGAGCCGTAACCGACGCCTCCTGGACCCGCCGGCGACGTGAATTCCGGCCGGCCCGCTCCCCGCGGCGACTCGGTTCCGCCCCGCGACCGTGATTTTCATCGGCGATAGTCGCGGCGACGCCCTTTACTCCCGGCGACTGGAGCAACGCGTATGATTCGCGTCGACGGGCTACGGAAGGTGTACGGCGACTTCGCCGCCGTGCAGGGGAGCACCTTCACGGTCGAACCGGGGGAGATATTCGGCGTCGTCGGGCCGAACGGGGCCGGGAAGACGACGACGCTCAAGAGCGTCGCGGGGCTCATCGAGCCGACCGAGGGGACCGCGACGGTCGCGGGGTCGCCCGCCGGCGACCCGACGACCCGATCGGAGCTCGGCTTCCTCCCCGAGGAGTCGCCGCTGTACGAGGACATGACCGCCCGCTCGTACCTCCACTTCTTCGCCGACCTGTACGACGTCCCGACCGACGTGGCGACCGAGCGCATCGAGTCGGCGCTCGACGACCTCGAACTCGACCACCGGGACCGACGCCTCGGCGACGTCTCGAAGGGGATGAAGCGGAAAGTCGCAATCGCGCGCTCGCTCGTCAACGACCCGGACGTGCTGGTGTACGACGAGCCGGCATCGGGGCTCGACCCGCTGACGACGAACTACGTGCTGGAGTTCACCCGCGAACTCGCCGCGTCGGGCAAGACCGTGCTGTTCTCGGCGCACAACCTCCACCACGTCGAGTCGATCTGTGACCGCGTCGTGATCATGAACGAGGGCGAGATCGTCGCCCGCGGCACGGTCGAGGAGATCCGGGCCGAGTACGGCGAGACGACGTACCGGGTCTTCACCACCGTCCCGGTCGAGGACGCCGAACCCGACGGCGACCGGCACGTCGTCTCCGTCGAGTCGATGGACGCGGTCGAGGCGGTCCGGGACCGGGCCACGGCGGCCGGCGGCGACGTCGTCGACATTCGGACCAGGGAGTCGACGCTGGAGGAGATCTTCCTCGACGTCGCGGAGCAGCCGATGCCGGGACGGAGTCGCGTCGTCACGGACGACGAGGCCGGCGTGGAGGAGGCCGGGACCGCGGACGAGGACGAGGGCGGGAGCGGGCCCGAGGACGGGGAGCGACGGCAGACGCCGAGGGCGGGCGAGTGAGGCTCGACCCCCGCGGAATCGCCCGCATCGCCCGCTGGGAGGTCTCCCGCACGGCGGGCGTCGTCGACCGACGGACGGCCGTGCTCGGGCTCGTCGCGGTCCTGCTCGCCGGCGGCGTCGCCGGCGCGGCCGCGGCGGGGGGCGGCGTCGGGCTCGATCGCGACATCTACCGCGTGGCGGTCCCGGCCGACAGCCCGTATCACGACCCCGTCGCGTCGTCCACGCCGCTCGAAGCGGTCGCGCCCGGCACCGCCGGCGCCGACGTGATCGTGACCGACGGGGACACCGACGACGCGCGGGCGGTGGTCACTGCGGGTGACACGCCGCGAGCCGGTGCCGCGCTGGCGACGTTCCGTGACGCGGTCGAGGCGCACAACGACGGGCTGATGGCGCTGGAGGGGAACCGCTCCGCCGCGTACCCCGTGTCGGTCACGCTGTCGTACGTCGAACGCGACTCCGAGCGGATCGGCGGCGGTGGCGGCGACGGCGGCGGAGCTGGCGGCTCAGGTTCCGGCGACGAGGGTGGCGGCTCCGGCGGTGACGCTGGCGGTTCGACGGGCGGGGGCGCGAGCGGGGACTCGGGTGGCGGCTTCGGCGTCCCGGACTTCACCGGCGGCGGCCTGTTCGGCGGCCAGTCGACCGGCTCGCCGGCCGACATCGCGCCGCCGTTCCCGTTCGCGTCCCTGGTCCTGGCGTTCGCGTTCCTCGTCCCGATGAACTTCGTCATCCAGGCGTACGGCTCCAGCGTGCTGAACGAGCGCGTCAACCGACGGGGGGAACTCCTGCTCGTCGCGCCGGTGAGCCCGCTCGACATCGTGGCCGGCAAGACGCTGCCGTACGTCGCCGTCTCCCTGCTCGCGACGACGGTCATCGCGCTCGCCGTCGGCGGCGGCGTGCTCTCGGTCGCGGCCGTGTTCCCCATCGCGCTGGCGTTCCTCGCGGCGACGTTCGTCGGCGCGATGTTCGCCCGGTCGTTCAAGGAGCTCACCTTCGTCACCGTCACCGTCTCGGTGTTCCTGACGACGTACGCGTTCGTCCCGGCCATCTTCACGAACGTCACGCCCATCGCGCTCATCTCGCCGCTCACGCTCGTGGTCCGGGACCTCCAGCCGGCGGCGGACCCGACCGGGCTCGGCGAGTACCTGTTCTCGGCCGGGCCGTTCTACGTCACCTCGGGCATCCTGTTCCTGATCGGCACCGGCGTCTACCGCGAGGAGGACATGTTCACCCAGCGGGCCGTCCCGCTGAAGTTCCTCGACTCGCTGGCGGTCCGGCTCCACCGCGGGCGCGACGTCGCCGTCCTCGCCGCGCTCTCGCTCCCGTTCGTGTTCGTGCTCGAACTGCTCGCGGTCGCGGTGCTGTTCGTGCTTCCCCAGGAACTGGCCGTGATCGCGCTGCTGGTCGTCGTGGCGGTCGTCGAGGAGGTGGCAAAGAGCGTCGCCATCTTCGCCGGCTTCCACCAGTCGCGCTTCCGGCCCACGCTCGGGACGGCGGTGAAACTCGGCGCGCTCGCGGGGCTGGGGTTCTTCCTCGCCGAGAAGGCGACCGCCATCGTCCAGCTCGTCGGGCTCGACACGGTCCCGGTGGGACAGGCAGCCTTTGCCCCCGCGGGCGTCGGCGTCGTCGGCACCGCCGGGCTGCTCGCGGCACCGCTCGTGTTGCACGCCGTCACGGCGATCGTCGCGGCGCTGGGCGCGACCCGCGGGAAGCGAGCGTACGCCGCGACGCTCGCGGTTGCGATGGCGATCCACTTCGCCTACGACTACACGGTGGTGACGACCCTTGGCTGACCGGCCGAACCCGGA
Protein-coding regions in this window:
- a CDS encoding DsbA family protein, coding for MTALSGCTKLLEESNSQPDRTRNPNETYTTAQKTTTFSHKGTRTPFPGVESIYAGGPGGTLVITYFDYSHDASLRWWREEYPELRDLIEDGKLRLTLMMFPKPVDRWSVMLPAALFQVRAETDREAAWAFHESLVSAEEYSLDLIERTAADAGADPESVTAAARQRRRRNQMFADKAMGEDSGVELLPAMRWGFESIGGTSAADVRSFIKEQNS
- a CDS encoding PKD domain-containing protein, whose translation is MKYRPILMVLVIVVAGVPSNVASLSNDPPVVDAGLDQSVELGETVFLDGGGSFDPNGEIASYRWRIEAPDGSTARPADPTSVRTRFEATQEGRYYVTLTVTDADGRSRNDTLYVDVRESESDEGSGDNDSAPTTNSPPTGSITGPDSVVQGETATFSADAYDDGRIESYAWSTGEASGRDARRTFDEPAGSRVVVSVLLTDDDGATNRLSKSVTILEDDPGDTSDTSPNEPPSAEIDGPSRIAVDESATFLLTASDPDGTVVSRSWTSPASASGSTVTHSFDSPGEYTISATVTDEDGSSATATHQVEVYGAGEPVVSIFGPDTAPAGSTQSYTLEAYDPDGGELTISWDPAQTQLERDATRFRNHVSMDSPPGDTATVSVRVSDDEGNSVTVEKRTRVTQTTRVTSRKNTTPIVGDIRSYYYLDDSTQQSDTDTIEGGTYAFSADITSGTPGPVSVEWEFNDSTTITKSLGELNGTRTSSIEHQFVSEKGSVRSIALWVEATDENGNSSRQKWTSRVNTIATHSNISFKASGGGETVGSGGTLEVTVGSEVVFDLFSYQHYKIEMGDGVVVTGPDSTEWQEVTHVYDEVGTHSVQLTSIQGSDGYALKRVKVKVTRNSYTEYRYKVSNDQHEKTIAPSRPPGNDWNKVEINHAERYLTGQTYTHQGSQADHLDLGDNWIVTDSYTEQRQRTDHQVARSDPDGSGETWTLTDSNVRQETRTVYENQYRWYEDKYGVPGWSQTGETRTDLVVVGDGHDHDRTRHEETTRGSCADRRLDPTPGGGFGVVCVEWNYNTRVWYSGHDHDGRTYYDTDYRYHREVKQTKDVWLHRYSRTTTEAVPVTVFSETASRNYWVWKRLINSKYSTEYSLTKPRKGAYVDGTLESVVVNCGGKGGHHDDLMC
- a CDS encoding shikimate kinase encodes the protein MEGRATAPGAGTVVNALATGVGSAFALDIETTATVSLDAEADAVTGEIADDPDGETTLIERCVERVVTEYGTDEGGTVRTESEVPMAAGLKSSSAAANAAVLATLDALGWEVADDPDADVTRTDACRLGVAAARDAGVTVTGAFDDASASMLGGVTVTDNGADDLLDRSSFEHDALVWTPPERAYSADADVERCERVAPMADLAADLALGGDHKRAMTVNGLAFSAALDFPTDPAVEAMPNCAGVSLSGTGPSVVAVGSVAGLDRVEEQWAKRAGETIRTRTRNTGARVS
- a CDS encoding DUF7508 domain-containing protein, producing the protein MSLHKQWREFDRAAVGTAPERYGVYELGDESGESLGYGVGVLRDELKEELAYGEAAKVRWIVAESSEHAERLADERF
- a CDS encoding chorismate mutase; protein product: MNDTQNPDEMELDELRKEIEDIDRELVELIARRTYVADTIAGVKAQRDLPTTDEDQEQRVMDRAGENAERFDVDANLVKAIFRLLIELNKVEQRESR
- a CDS encoding carbonic anhydrase, with the protein product MLETLVEMLEGNSDHLGEFESRFDDVQDSQRPDAVTVCCSDSRVLQDHMWGNDRPGRVFTCSNIGNRVVQRTDSGPVVSGDVLYPVAHTHTDTVVVVGHTGCGAVTAAYDDLTDGISEPAGIEHCLDLLEPHLEAGVESLPSDLPREDAINNLVEYNVDRQVGFLVGSEDVPDGTTVVGVVYDFQDAYPGRRGEVHVVNVGGQTDVETLRDEYPNVTERVHRRWTD
- a CDS encoding DUF5796 family protein, translating into MSAPNRSDVAPATVSVALREEGVEVEYLDGRVTFYHGVPQTVEGSLTTQPGKQTHVLVTDPTESEGVLLYVNDLKTHDDILADTGVGRVILGEGDEEELFPGVTARRPGGQRTELDADPAVARGRVFAFVEDDWGEQSYEFVDAESREGTGEGGDR
- a CDS encoding ABC transporter permease encodes the protein MRLDPRGIARIARWEVSRTAGVVDRRTAVLGLVAVLLAGGVAGAAAAGGGVGLDRDIYRVAVPADSPYHDPVASSTPLEAVAPGTAGADVIVTDGDTDDARAVVTAGDTPRAGAALATFRDAVEAHNDGLMALEGNRSAAYPVSVTLSYVERDSERIGGGGGDGGGAGGSGSGDEGGGSGGDAGGSTGGGASGDSGGGFGVPDFTGGGLFGGQSTGSPADIAPPFPFASLVLAFAFLVPMNFVIQAYGSSVLNERVNRRGELLLVAPVSPLDIVAGKTLPYVAVSLLATTVIALAVGGGVLSVAAVFPIALAFLAATFVGAMFARSFKELTFVTVTVSVFLTTYAFVPAIFTNVTPIALISPLTLVVRDLQPAADPTGLGEYLFSAGPFYVTSGILFLIGTGVYREEDMFTQRAVPLKFLDSLAVRLHRGRDVAVLAALSLPFVFVLELLAVAVLFVLPQELAVIALLVVVAVVEEVAKSVAIFAGFHQSRFRPTLGTAVKLGALAGLGFFLAEKATAIVQLVGLDTVPVGQAAFAPAGVGVVGTAGLLAAPLVLHAVTAIVAALGATRGKRAYAATLAVAMAIHFAYDYTVVTTLG
- a CDS encoding CAP domain-containing protein; this encodes MSEHSKDGRNGKNSPNGKFQHSDTGCRLALAAMLLSLMLVLSGCSAVANYAEGTDRSSPSPTPTDLPYSTQSGFGQPDESISTPRPLQNKTPRSDINVSLVEESLVTELNTYRTRKNLGQLVSDPRLAIIARNHSHDMAKQGFFSHTNPDGLTSEDRARRNSYNCGISAENIHHDGWKTGNLSTEDELAEETIGAFIQSPPHNQAMLIIDLTTVGIGIYVTSDRHVYVTMMLCGS
- a CDS encoding ABC transporter ATP-binding protein — encoded protein: MIRVDGLRKVYGDFAAVQGSTFTVEPGEIFGVVGPNGAGKTTTLKSVAGLIEPTEGTATVAGSPAGDPTTRSELGFLPEESPLYEDMTARSYLHFFADLYDVPTDVATERIESALDDLELDHRDRRLGDVSKGMKRKVAIARSLVNDPDVLVYDEPASGLDPLTTNYVLEFTRELAASGKTVLFSAHNLHHVESICDRVVIMNEGEIVARGTVEEIRAEYGETTYRVFTTVPVEDAEPDGDRHVVSVESMDAVEAVRDRATAAGGDVVDIRTRESTLEEIFLDVAEQPMPGRSRVVTDDEAGVEEAGTADEDEGGSGPEDGERRQTPRAGE